One genomic window of Elaeis guineensis isolate ETL-2024a chromosome 2, EG11, whole genome shotgun sequence includes the following:
- the LOC105033190 gene encoding uncharacterized protein, with product MAADVEPEPLNPCCAEIKKRYQKLEEKRNALRQAVKLLENEANKLLNENKNLKKVYEDERARAGREKEAKEKECTIRSQLEKEIHDLKAEISSCQKSGSSRSEDSNESGLIRILEAEGEVERLKELLEKEKKRSNSEKKKAEVEKKKAAEAWKLVEVEKSKVEEVKKHAEIARNEADEYRLCLEKLKMEANEAREKLIAEISKADDANKKAEAEKQQINRERKRADLERTKAEEQRRLMEVERKKAMDEKYRADNLSQRLEKEKQRSEELQRKVEEILSSGRDVRGCSCFGDERHNGGTNIKTADVKLLREQLKLKKKQVKHAKRMNKLEKAENKFIRKELYLLKQDFMQMSCRFNVLYDLLSCSMEGTDSLAKNDESPELWGCNLQNNLLGSQPCNIKSQSEFRLPETCYTNSINYPCSASECPRLQLSRGSCTRPTSGISSELEPPVGGSVRIKSPSSAVCSTATSFSDSKFMGSQGKDAFFATASTEVAGKSSNQRSSILRPSDGVAKTRQTENIGVVAENNNRASVERNAINACLNSSAVSVVDQASNGRRKKRRLQHALESVAWLYSEDGQLYLKIGEKLSELKYLLSRKANIPSGSKNSGISEYLDDRKGFCAKNHNDRSKKSFKHSSDKMLRKRRKPDVRYFNQNNIQKQAEKYEAEDSRIPCFLPEMAKPFQMKENAVCGEEPSNAVSSERADLISFEKMIRGDYMKLLDLDSDDERRYKAAIEMPLSPTLPEIKSASLKRCVPDDYHFLVEGNLESFETERSNALQSHTFDVIDLEISSNTAKQKALHFQELSLNDNPVLSHSSEEVRINGTIVTDGDFKQHEMLCNAEHNSSFHGNDSKMDVELTHNGRNAGDTVQKASDALPTMELKDHGEFKHVVHGLLCPNAISDSKVSKEVLSGGSDKSLLSGSTNCSFSKFTLHSQQLCENWYMHNSIPKIHNLTRELVNVPNGTCGLTHATVTTSTENHIEGKGEKHDGAVVSQSGEMIDKSSEAEKYEQNCNLLVSECAAKTEASKSMPVSTIRKINDLCGDSDGLEVEKIPKYFVVFSNMDDSSKTRISQYSKTVISQGCMDTQVLRAIAMESELLPKEKAVVFFSLLLCNISGSLSANSRCTRSGEFLLPSCSFAEEINKVLSNGEARWLILEICQLNILVELIEDFLINRKVLLYTDRPHEPLSACFSSQEFHQLNGSDLCVSTKDATVDQIIAGCVIFASISATVDRIGIVLEFSYRILRICRNDTSWILLALHVFACVCGEKFLNLDEYRLVVNAVRLVVSLVEHGNECACSASSCLHSTQHMSIFPPCEQCPFALDEFCMNNFACSLLDELQFYALAGNINHLDGEKSTASIGTSHSCSDDGGTVSTTKVSGLKTECIGSCIIYKFGKLSADRSDCFPESSFCYFTDIVSLVELIGCYMRWEWTCNKIVSRIVNMLEFCKSEEFLAALFVLLGQLGRFGIDDGGYQQTGVAELRCSLSRILEASITEKRSMPTQFSAVGALLNLLPFNFEEIVGHRELPQDASEYGYVMQVKKWFSHLSMEQQAMSFNLFR from the exons ATGGCGGCCGACGTAGAGCCCGAACCCTTGAATCCATGCTGCGCGGAG ATCAAGAAGCGGTATCAGAAGTTGGAAGAGAAGAGGAATGCTCTCCGGCAAGCCGTGAAGCTCCTCGAGAACGAAGCGAATAAGCTCTTGAACGAGAATAAGAATCTCAAGAAGG TTTATGAAGATGAGCGGGCACGAGCAGGGCGagagaaagaagcaaaagaaaaggaGTGCACTATTAGAAGTCAGTTGGAGAAAGAAATACATGACCTGAAGGCTGAGATATCCTCTTGTCAGAAAAGTGGAAGTTCAAGAAGTGAGGATAGCAATGAGAGTGGGCTGATTCGCATTTTGGAGGCAGAGGGAGAAGTAGAAAGACTCAAAGAACttttagaaaaagagaaaaagcgaAGTAATTCTGAGAAGAAGAAGGCTGAAGTGGAGAAGAAAAAAGCTGCAGAAGCATGGAAGTTAGTGGAAGTGGAGAAAAGCAAGGTAGAAGAAGTAAAGAAGCATGCAGAGATTGCGAGGAACGAAGCAGATGAATACAGGCTTTGCCTTGAAAAACTAAAGATGGAAGCTAATGAAGCAAGAGAGAAGTTGATTGCAGAGATCTCCAAAGCAGATGATGCAAATAAAAAGGCTGAAGCAGAGAAGCAGCAGATAAACAGAGAAAGGAAACGTGCTGATCTGGAGAGGACAAAGGCAGAAGAACAGAGAAGGCTTATGGAAGTAGAAAGGAAAAAGGCAATGGATGAAAAATACAGGGCAGATAATTTGTCCCAGAGGCTGGAGAAGGAGAAGCAAAGGAGTGAAGAATTACAGAGGAAAGTCGAGGAGATTTTATCTTCTGGAAGAGATGTAAGGGGTTGTTCATGTTTTGGAGATGAAAGACATAATGGTGGAACAAACATCAAAACTGCAGATGTCAAGCTTCTAAGAGAGCAACTCAAGCTGAAAAAGAAGCAAGTAAAGCATGCCAAAAGAATGAATAAACTAGAGAAAGCAGAGAATAAGTTTATAAGGAAAGAGCTTTATCTCTTAAAACAGGATTTCATGCAAATGTCTTGCCGCTTTAATGTCCTTTATGACTTACTGTCTTGCAGCATGGAAGGTACAGATAGCCTGGCAAAG AATGATGAATCTCCAGAGCTATGGGGCTGCAACTTGCAGAACAACCTTTTGGGTTCCCAACCATGCAATATTAAGTCACAAAGTGAATTTAGGTTGCCAGAGACATGCTATACAAATTCAATTAATTACCCTTGTTCTGCAAGCGAATGCCCTCGCCTTCAATTATCTAGAGGAAGCTGTACCAGACCAACCTCAGGTATTAGTTCTGAATTGGAGCCTCCAGTTGGAGGTTCTGTCAGAATCAAGTCACCAAGTTCTGCCGTATGTTCCACTGCAACATCTTTTTCTGATAGCAAGTTCATGGGCTCACAGGGAAAGGATGCCTTTTTTGCCACTGCATCAACCGAAGTAGCAGGGAAGAGCTCCAATCAGAGATCATCCATTCTGAGACCGTCTGATGGAGTGGCTAAAACTAGGCAAACAGAAAATATTGGGGTGGTGGCAGAGAATAACAATAGAGCTTCTGTCGAAAGAAATGCGATAAATGCATGCCTGAATTCATCTGCAGTGAGTGTTGTGGATCAGGCATCTAATGGTCGCAGGAAAAAAAGAAGGCTCCAACATGCTCTAGAATCTGTTGCATGGTTGTATTCTGAGGATGGTCAGTTGTATTTGAAGATAGGAGAGAAACTATCTGAGTTAAAATATCTTTTGAGCAGAAAAGCTAATATACCTTCAGGCTCCAAAAATTCTGGGATTTCAGAGTACTTGGATGACAGAAAGGGATTTTGTGCCAAAAATCATAATGATCGCAGTAAAAAATCCTTCAAACACAGTAGTGACAAAATGCTACGTAAGCGACGGAAACCTGATGTAcgatattttaatcaaaataacaTTCAGAAACAGGCAGAAAAGTATGAAGCAGAAGACAGTAGGATTCCATGCTTCCTTCCTGAAATGGCTAAACCTTTCCAGATGAAAGAAAATGCTGTATGCGGGGAAGAGCCATCTAATGCTGTTAGCAGTGAGCGAGCTGATTTAATTTCATTTGAGAAGATGATACGTGGGGATTATATGAAGCTACTTGATCTGGATAGTGATGATGAAAGAAGGTATAAAGCTGCAATAGAGATGCCTCTTTCACCCACTTTGCCTGAAATTAAGTCTGCTAGCCTCAAACGGTGTGTACCAGATGACTATCATTTTCTGGTAGAGGGAAATTTGGAGAGTTTTGAGACTGAAAGAAGTAATGCCCTGCAATCCCATACCTTTGATGTCATTGATTTGGAGATTAGTTCCAACACTGCAAAACAGAAAGCCCTTCATTTTCAGGAACTGTCATTGAATGATAATCCAGTCTTAAGCCATTCGTCTGAAGAAGTAAGAATTAATGGTACAATTGTAACAGATGGTGATTTCAAGCAACATGAGATGCTGTGTAATGCTGAGCATAATTCTTCCTTTCATGGAAATGATAGTAAAATGGATGTTGAACTGACACATAATGGCAGAAATGCAGGTGACACAGTGCAGAAGGCTAGTGATGCACTACCTACCATGGAGCTAAAGGACCATGGGGAGTTCAAGCACGTTGTCCATGGCCTTTTATGTCCTAATGCCATTTCTGATTCAAAGGTATCTAAGGAAGTATTGTCAGGAGGGTCTGACAAGTCATTGCTTTCAGGAAGCACAAACTGTAGCTTTTCAAAATTCACATTGCATTCTCAGCAATTATGTGAGAATTGGTATATGCATAATTCTATTCCAAAGATACATAATTTAACAAGGGAATTAGTGAATGTACCAAATGGAACCTGTGGACTGACTCATGCCACAGTTACAACTTCCACAGAAAACCATATTGAAGGCAAAGGAGAAAAACATGATGGTGCAGTTGTTTCTCAAAGTGGTGAAATGATTG ATAAAAGTTCTGAAGCTGAGAAATACGAGCAAAATTGTAATTTACTGGTCTCAGAATGTGCTGCAAAGACAGAAGCTTCTAAATCAATGCCTGTGTCCACCATCAGGAAGATCAATGATCTATGTGGAGACAGTGATGGACTTGAAGTGGAGAAAATTCCCAAGTATTTTGTTGTGTTCTCAAATATGGATGATTCCAGCAAAACAAGGATATCACAATATAGCAAGACTGTTATATCTCAAGGTTGCATGGACACCCAAGTGCTTCGTGCTATAGCTATGGAATCAGAACTTTTGCCTAA AGAGAAGGCTGTTGTTTTCTTTTCATTATTATTGTGCAATATTTCTGGTTCGCTGTCAGCAAATTCAAGATGCACCAGGAGTGGAGAATTTCTACTACCTTCCTGTTCTTTTGCAGAAGAGATTAATAAAG TGTTATCAAATGGGGAGGCAAGATGGTTAATTCTAGAAATATGCCAACTGAACATCCTTGTTGAGCTAATTGAAGATTTTCTCATTAACAGAAAAGTTTTGTTGTACACTGACAGACCGCACGAGCCTTTGTCGGCATGCTTCTCATCACAGGAATTTCATCAATTAAATGGGAGTGATCTTTGTGTGTCTACTAAAGATGCGACAGTTGATCAGATTATTGCTGGTTGTGTCATATTTGCATCTATTTCTGCCACAGTAGATCGCATTGGTATTGTTCTGGAGTTTTCTTACAGAATCCTTCGAATATGTAGAAATGATACTTCCTGGATTCTATTGGCACTACATGTTTTTGCTTGTGTATGTGGCGAGAAGTTTTTAAATCTGGACGAGTATAGGTTGGTTGTAAATGCTGTAAGATTAGTGGTTTCACTAGTTGAGCATGGGAATGAATGTGCTTGTTCTGCTTCTTCCTGTCTCCATTCAACACAACATATGTCTATCTTTCCTCCCTGTGAGCAATGCCCATTTGCTTTGGATGAATTTTGTATGAATAATTTTGCTTGTTCGCTTCTGGATGAGCTACAATTTTATGCTTTGGCTGGTAATATCAATCATCTAGATGGAGAAAAATCAACTGCTTCAATCGGCACATCCCATTCATGCTCTGATGATGGAGGGACAGTCAGTACAACCAAAGTCAGTGGACTGAAGACTGAGTGCATTGGATCTTGCATTATATACAAGTTTGGAAAGCTCTCTGCTGATCGGTCTGATTGTTTTCCTGAGAGCTCTTTTTGCTACTTCACAGATATAGTTTCTTTGGTGGAGCTGATTGGGTGCTACATG AGATGGGAGTGGACGTGCAACAAAATTGTGTCTCGTATTGTAAATATGCTGGAGTTCTGCAAGTCTGAGGAGTTTTTAGCTGCTCTTTTTGTATTACTAGGCCAGCTGGGAAG ATTTGGCATCGATGATGGTGGCTATCAGCAGACTGGAGTTGCAGAGCTGAGATGTAGTTTGTCCAGGATTCTAGAAGCAAGCATTACAGAAAAAAGGAGTATGCCCACTCAATTTTCAGCTGTTGGTGCTTTGCTAAATCTTCTTCCATTCAATTTTGAAGAAATTGTTGGACACCGAGAACTTCCACAAGATGCTAGTGAATATGGTTATGTTATGCAAGTAAAGAAGTGGTTTTCTCATCTAAGCATGGAACAACAAGCAATGTCATTTAATCTCTTTAGATAA